One genomic region from Thalassotalea sp. PS06 encodes:
- the rplC gene encoding 50S ribosomal protein L3 — MTIGLVGRKVGMTRIFTEDGVSVPVTVVEVEANRVAQVKTLENDGYRALQVTTGSKKANRVTKPLAGHFAKAGIEAGRGLWEFRLADGEGEGVETGSELTVDVLNETKLVDVTGTSKGKGFQGGIKRWNFSMQDATHGNSISHRSNGSIGQCQTPGRVFKGKKMSGHMGAEKVTTQNLELVRVDAERNLLLIKGAVPGATNSNVIVKPAVKA; from the coding sequence ATGACTATTGGTTTAGTCGGACGTAAAGTGGGCATGACTCGTATCTTCACTGAAGATGGCGTATCAGTTCCAGTTACAGTCGTAGAAGTTGAAGCGAACCGCGTTGCTCAAGTTAAAACTCTTGAAAACGATGGTTATCGCGCATTACAAGTAACAACTGGTAGCAAGAAAGCTAACCGTGTTACTAAGCCGTTAGCAGGTCACTTTGCTAAAGCAGGTATCGAAGCAGGCCGTGGTCTGTGGGAATTCCGTTTAGCAGACGGTGAAGGTGAAGGCGTTGAAACTGGCAGTGAACTAACTGTTGACGTTTTAAATGAAACCAAACTGGTAGATGTTACTGGTACCTCTAAAGGTAAAGGTTTCCAAGGTGGTATCAAGCGTTGGAACTTCTCTATGCAAGATGCTACTCACGGTAACTCTATCTCTCACCGTTCAAACGGTTCTATCGGTCAGTGTCAAACACCAGGCCGTGTATTTAAAGGCAAAAAAATGTCTGGTCACATGGGTGCTGAGAAAGTTACTACTCAGAACCTTGAATTAGTTCGCGTTGACGCTGAGCGCAATCTGCTTCTTATCAAAGGTGCAGTACCTGGCGCTACTAACAGCAACGTGATTGTTAAACCAGCTGTTAAAGCCTAA
- a CDS encoding efflux RND transporter permease subunit, with protein MIEFFINRPKFAIVVSIIMTLAGVLTFLNMPVSLYPSVAPPQVQITAFYPGADHNTIRDTVASVLEQEVNGVERMLYIDSKSSNDGSYLCRISFEIGTDPDLAQTLVQNRVNKAMSKLPMEVKQLGVTVAKVSPSMLLSINLFSPKGTYDGLFLSNYMSLNLRDSLARVNGIGELKIIGEKNYSVRVWVDNEIMAGLGINEQDVTAAIASQNTTISAGKIGENPAPQGQVFQYTIKTRGRLKSINDFANIVVRAEEDGSLVRIKDFARVELGAEKYNSMSKLGDMESPLMIAYLAPGANSLQVANDLHAQMEIISQGFPEDIEYEIAYDSTLFIKTSMAEVYDTLFEAVGLVVIISFLFLQNLRATLIPAIAIPVSLVATFVVMQMFGMDINTITMFGLILAIGVVVDAAIVVIENVERIMHEEHLPPKEATSKAMKEVTAPLIASALVLMAVFVPVSLAPGMVGILYQQFGVTIVASTIISTIVALSLTPALCSIMLKPTALPTKGPLGWFNAFINKMMGGYGATVALLSRHLIVTLILFGSLMAYIAYLGSNMPGGFIPEEDKGNFLVDISLPEASTLDRTITEIDKLTNQIKEIPGVQSIVTANGFSMIKGALATNAGMLIITLDDWEQRQTEELSQASIMAQTTQIMQSNREIKSLVMSTPAIPGLGATSGVTMILEDRLGRSTESLGPVYMQLVGELMQRPEIAVAFSTYTANVPQLSLNIDYEKAMLLGLDPGAINTAIGSLFGKRYVNDYTRFGKNYQVNIMSEARYRNDEGDLNSLYVRAADGEMVRFSSFSNFEPTIGADVSARFNLYNATQIIVMPAPGYSSGEAIAAINAVTETLPDGYAHEWTGQTYQEVKTSGGMVTLFLLAVLFTFLFLVAQYESWLTPFAIMLCVPIGLLGSLLFVTLMNGTLNLYVQIGLVLMIGMACRNAILIVEFAKVLREEKGMSIIGAAVEAAKLRMRAVLMTALSFILGVTPLVLASGAGAASRNTMGHAVWGGMVSATFLGCIFVPVFFVLFQIIREKLGSKTEAADVADKARRAEQQKT; from the coding sequence ATGATTGAGTTTTTCATAAATCGCCCTAAATTTGCGATTGTAGTCTCTATTATAATGACCTTGGCCGGAGTATTAACGTTTTTAAATATGCCGGTTTCCCTTTATCCCAGTGTTGCCCCGCCGCAGGTGCAAATTACCGCTTTTTATCCGGGTGCGGATCACAATACTATTCGCGATACGGTTGCTTCCGTACTCGAGCAAGAGGTAAATGGGGTAGAGCGAATGTTGTACATCGACTCCAAATCCTCAAATGATGGCTCTTACCTATGTCGAATATCTTTTGAAATTGGCACTGATCCCGATTTAGCGCAAACCTTAGTGCAAAACCGAGTGAACAAAGCGATGAGTAAACTTCCAATGGAAGTTAAACAGCTCGGGGTGACCGTCGCGAAAGTTTCGCCCTCGATGTTACTGTCAATAAACCTGTTTTCACCAAAGGGTACCTACGACGGCCTATTCCTGTCCAATTATATGTCGTTAAACCTTCGGGACTCATTGGCCAGAGTAAACGGCATTGGTGAGCTAAAAATTATTGGCGAGAAAAACTACTCAGTTCGCGTCTGGGTCGATAACGAGATTATGGCTGGCTTGGGTATTAATGAACAGGATGTTACGGCGGCAATCGCCAGCCAGAATACAACAATATCGGCAGGTAAAATCGGTGAAAACCCGGCACCTCAAGGTCAAGTGTTTCAATACACCATTAAAACCCGAGGGCGTTTAAAGTCCATTAATGATTTTGCCAACATTGTCGTTAGGGCTGAGGAAGACGGCAGTCTGGTTCGTATCAAGGATTTTGCCAGAGTAGAGCTTGGCGCGGAAAAATATAATTCGATGTCGAAACTCGGCGATATGGAAAGTCCGTTGATGATTGCCTATCTGGCACCTGGTGCCAATTCGTTGCAAGTGGCTAATGATCTGCATGCGCAAATGGAAATTATCAGCCAGGGTTTTCCTGAAGATATTGAATACGAAATTGCTTACGACTCTACTTTATTCATTAAAACGTCGATGGCCGAAGTTTATGACACCCTATTTGAAGCTGTCGGCTTGGTGGTAATCATATCCTTCCTGTTTTTACAGAATCTTCGCGCAACCCTAATCCCAGCTATCGCCATACCTGTTTCGTTAGTTGCAACCTTTGTCGTGATGCAGATGTTTGGGATGGATATCAATACCATTACTATGTTTGGCCTGATCCTAGCGATAGGGGTGGTGGTTGATGCCGCCATTGTGGTTATTGAAAATGTCGAACGCATCATGCATGAGGAGCACTTGCCGCCGAAAGAAGCCACATCTAAAGCAATGAAAGAAGTGACCGCGCCATTAATTGCATCGGCTCTGGTACTCATGGCAGTATTTGTGCCCGTTTCCTTAGCGCCAGGAATGGTTGGTATTTTGTATCAACAATTTGGAGTGACCATTGTTGCTTCTACCATTATCTCCACGATTGTTGCTTTGTCTCTGACACCAGCGCTATGCTCCATTATGTTAAAACCAACCGCCTTACCCACTAAAGGTCCTTTGGGTTGGTTCAATGCTTTTATCAATAAAATGATGGGGGGTTATGGAGCAACGGTTGCTTTGCTGTCCAGGCACCTAATCGTCACCTTAATCTTGTTTGGCTCGTTGATGGCGTATATCGCTTATTTGGGCTCGAACATGCCTGGCGGATTCATTCCTGAAGAAGATAAAGGCAACTTCTTGGTAGATATTTCGTTACCCGAGGCATCGACCTTAGATAGAACCATTACCGAAATCGATAAACTGACTAATCAGATAAAAGAAATTCCTGGCGTGCAAAGCATCGTTACTGCTAATGGCTTTAGTATGATCAAAGGGGCATTAGCGACCAATGCCGGGATGTTAATAATTACTCTGGACGATTGGGAACAGAGGCAAACCGAAGAGTTGTCGCAGGCGAGTATTATGGCGCAAACCACGCAAATCATGCAGAGTAACCGGGAAATTAAAAGCCTGGTTATGTCGACGCCAGCGATTCCGGGATTGGGTGCCACTTCAGGTGTAACCATGATTCTCGAAGACAGGCTCGGGCGTTCAACGGAATCACTTGGGCCTGTGTATATGCAACTTGTTGGCGAGTTAATGCAACGACCAGAAATTGCCGTCGCGTTTTCTACTTATACTGCCAATGTGCCACAATTGAGTCTTAATATCGATTATGAGAAAGCTATGTTGCTAGGGCTCGACCCGGGAGCGATTAATACTGCTATCGGTAGTTTATTCGGTAAACGTTACGTTAATGATTACACCCGCTTTGGTAAGAACTATCAGGTGAATATTATGTCCGAGGCGCGTTATCGGAATGATGAAGGGGATCTCAATAGTCTGTATGTCAGAGCGGCGGATGGCGAGATGGTGCGTTTTTCGAGTTTTTCCAATTTTGAGCCGACAATCGGAGCCGACGTATCAGCGCGTTTCAACCTTTACAATGCTACGCAAATAATTGTCATGCCGGCGCCGGGTTACAGCTCTGGTGAGGCTATCGCGGCAATTAATGCGGTCACCGAGACTTTGCCTGATGGTTATGCCCATGAATGGACCGGCCAAACTTATCAGGAGGTTAAAACCTCCGGTGGTATGGTTACTCTGTTTTTACTGGCGGTACTGTTTACCTTCCTATTTTTGGTGGCGCAATACGAAAGTTGGCTCACGCCATTTGCCATCATGCTATGTGTTCCAATCGGATTGTTAGGCTCATTATTGTTCGTGACCCTGATGAATGGCACCTTGAATCTTTATGTGCAAATTGGTCTGGTGTTGATGATAGGTATGGCTTGCCGTAACGCAATTTTGATTGTCGAGTTTGCCAAAGTATTGAGAGAAGAGAAAGGCATGTCGATCATCGGCGCCGCGGTTGAAGCGGCGAAACTGAGGATGCGGGCAGTATTGATGACGGCTCTGTCGTTTATTCTCGGGGTTACGCCACTGGTTCTTGCCTCAGGCGCAGGTGCTGCAAGTCGAAATACCATGGGTCATGCCGTATGGGGTGGAATGGTTTCGGCAACATTTTTAGGATGTATTTTCGTGCCGGTATTTTTTGTGTTGTTCCAGATAATCCGCGAAAAACTCGGCTCAAAAACTGAAGCGGCAGACGTTGCCGACAAAGCCAGGCGTGCGGAACAACAGAAAACCTAG
- the rplB gene encoding 50S ribosomal protein L2 yields MAIVKCKPTSPGRRHVVKVVNPDLYKGKPYAPLLEKNSKSGGRNNTGRITVRHVGGGHKHHYRVIDFKRNKDGIPAKVERLEYDPNRSANIALVLYADGERKYILAPKGLKAGDSIQSGVDAPIATGNTLPLRNVPLGSVIHAIELKPGKGAQIARAAGTYAQLVAKDGAYVTLRLRSGEMRKVEAECRATLGEIGNAEHMLRSLGKAGASRWRGVRPTVRGVAMNPVDHPHGGGEGKTSGGRHPVSPWGVPTKGYKTRKNKRTDKFIVRRRTK; encoded by the coding sequence ATGGCTATTGTTAAATGTAAGCCTACTTCTCCGGGTCGTCGCCACGTCGTTAAAGTGGTAAACCCGGATCTGTACAAAGGCAAGCCTTACGCTCCATTGTTAGAGAAAAACTCTAAGTCTGGTGGTCGTAACAATACTGGTCGCATTACAGTTCGTCACGTTGGTGGTGGTCACAAGCATCACTATCGCGTTATCGACTTTAAACGTAACAAAGACGGTATCCCGGCTAAAGTAGAGCGTTTGGAGTATGATCCAAACCGTAGTGCAAACATCGCACTAGTACTTTATGCAGATGGTGAGCGTAAATACATCCTGGCTCCAAAAGGCCTGAAAGCTGGTGATTCTATCCAGTCTGGTGTTGATGCTCCTATTGCTACTGGTAACACATTGCCACTTCGCAATGTACCACTAGGTAGTGTTATTCACGCGATCGAGCTTAAGCCTGGTAAAGGTGCTCAAATCGCTCGTGCTGCTGGTACCTATGCACAATTAGTTGCTAAAGACGGCGCTTATGTAACTCTACGTCTTCGCTCTGGCGAAATGCGTAAAGTTGAAGCGGAATGTCGTGCGACTCTTGGTGAAATTGGTAACGCTGAACACATGCTTCGCTCTCTGGGTAAAGCAGGTGCTTCACGCTGGCGCGGTGTTCGCCCAACCGTTCGTGGTGTTGCTATGAACCCGGTTGATCACCCGCACGGTGGTGGTGAAGGTAAAACTTCAGGTGGCCGTCATCCAGTATCACCTTGGGGTGTACCTACTAAAGGTTACAAAACCCGTAAAAACAAGCGCACTGACAAGTTTATTGTCCGTCGTCGTACTAAGTAA
- the rplP gene encoding 50S ribosomal protein L16: MLQPKRTKFRKQFKLRNRGLADTGNTVSFGTYGLKSVARGRMTARQIEAARRAMTRHIKRQGKIWIRVFPDKPITKKPLEVRMGKGKGSVEYWVCQIQPGRVLYEMEGVSEELAREAFALAAAKLPFKTTFVTRTVM, translated from the coding sequence ATGTTACAACCAAAACGTACTAAATTCCGTAAGCAGTTTAAACTGCGTAACCGTGGTCTTGCAGACACTGGTAACACAGTTAGCTTCGGTACTTATGGTTTGAAATCGGTAGCTCGTGGTCGTATGACTGCTCGCCAAATCGAAGCGGCTCGTCGTGCAATGACGCGTCACATCAAACGTCAAGGTAAAATTTGGATTCGAGTTTTCCCTGACAAGCCTATTACCAAGAAGCCTCTAGAGGTTCGTATGGGTAAAGGTAAAGGTTCTGTTGAATATTGGGTTTGCCAAATTCAACCAGGTCGTGTTCTTTATGAAATGGAAGGTGTTTCAGAAGAATTAGCGCGCGAAGCATTTGCTCTTGCTGCTGCTAAACTTCCGTTCAAAACAACTTTCGTAACTCGGACGGTAATGTAA
- the rplD gene encoding 50S ribosomal protein L4 produces MELALKDASGALEVSEATFGREFNEALVHQVVVAYAAGARQGTRAQKTRSEVSGGGKKPWRQKGTGRARAGTTRGPIWRTGGVTFAAKPQDHSQKVNRKMYRGAIKSILSELVRQERLVVVNNFAVETPKTKELVAKLKDLELKDVLIVTSEVDENLFLSARNLYKVDVRDVAGIDPVSLVGFEKVLVTADAVKQIEEMLA; encoded by the coding sequence ATGGAATTAGCATTAAAAGACGCATCAGGCGCTCTTGAAGTTTCCGAAGCAACCTTTGGACGTGAGTTTAATGAAGCTCTGGTACATCAGGTAGTTGTTGCTTATGCAGCAGGTGCTCGTCAAGGTACTCGTGCTCAAAAGACTCGTTCAGAAGTTAGCGGCGGTGGTAAGAAGCCATGGCGTCAAAAAGGTACTGGCCGTGCTCGTGCTGGTACAACTCGTGGTCCAATCTGGCGTACTGGTGGCGTAACATTCGCTGCTAAGCCACAAGATCACAGCCAAAAAGTTAACCGTAAAATGTACCGTGGTGCGATCAAAAGCATCCTATCTGAACTAGTACGTCAAGAGCGTCTAGTTGTAGTAAACAACTTTGCGGTAGAAACACCAAAAACTAAAGAATTGGTAGCTAAGTTAAAAGATCTGGAGTTAAAAGACGTATTAATCGTAACTTCAGAAGTTGATGAGAACTTGTTCTTGTCTGCTCGTAACTTATACAAAGTTGATGTTCGTGACGTAGCTGGTATCGATCCTGTTAGCCTGGTTGGTTTCGAGAAAGTATTGGTAACTGCTGATGCAGTTAAGCAAATTGAGGAGATGTTAGCATGA
- the rpsC gene encoding 30S ribosomal protein S3, protein MGQKVHPTGIRLGITKPFASTWFASSKDYANNLKGDHEVRAYLTQELKRASLSKIVIERPAKSIRVTIHTARPGVVIGKKGEDVEKLRKKVSQIAGVPAQINIAEVRKPETDAALVAESITSQLERRVMFRRAMKRAVQNAMRLGAKGIKVEVSGRLGGAEIARSEWYREGRVPLHTLRADIDYATAEANTTYGIIGVKVWIFKGEVIGGMPAQVEAPAKPKRKGKGKSSK, encoded by the coding sequence ATGGGTCAAAAAGTACATCCTACCGGTATTCGATTAGGTATCACTAAACCTTTTGCGTCTACTTGGTTTGCAAGCAGCAAAGACTATGCAAATAACTTGAAAGGTGACCACGAAGTTCGTGCTTACTTAACTCAAGAATTAAAGCGTGCGTCTTTATCAAAAATCGTAATTGAGCGTCCAGCTAAGTCTATTCGCGTTACTATCCACACAGCCCGTCCAGGTGTTGTGATTGGTAAGAAAGGTGAAGACGTTGAAAAACTTCGTAAGAAAGTTTCTCAAATTGCCGGCGTTCCAGCTCAAATCAACATTGCTGAAGTTCGTAAGCCTGAAACTGATGCAGCACTAGTTGCGGAAAGCATCACTAGCCAACTAGAGCGTCGTGTTATGTTCCGTCGTGCTATGAAGCGCGCTGTGCAAAACGCTATGCGTCTAGGTGCTAAAGGTATCAAGGTTGAAGTTAGCGGTCGTTTAGGCGGTGCAGAGATTGCTCGTTCTGAATGGTATCGTGAAGGTCGTGTACCACTTCACACATTACGTGCTGATATCGATTATGCAACAGCTGAAGCGAATACCACTTACGGTATTATCGGTGTTAAAGTCTGGATCTTTAAAGGTGAAGTTATTGGTGGTATGCCTGCACAGGTAGAAGCACCAGCTAAGCCTAAAAGAAAAGGCAAAGGCAAGAGCAGTAAGTAG
- the uvrA gene encoding excinuclease ABC subunit UvrA yields the protein MQEIEVRGARTHNLKNIDLTIPRDKLIVITGLSGSGKSSLAFDTLYAEGQRRYVESLSAYARQFLSLMEKPDVDHIEGLSPAISIEQKSTSHNPRSTVGTITEIYDYLRLLYARVGEPRCPDHHEPLSAQTVSQMVDKVLELPEGTKVMLLAPVVQDRKGEHIKLLENLAGQGYIRARIDGEVCDLSDPPPLDLHKKHTIEVVVDRLKVRDDIQLRLSESFETALALSDGVATVSFMDEPDRAPLLFSANFACPICGYSMAKPEPRLFSFNNPAGACQSCDGLGIKQFFDPHRVVTNEDLSLAGGAIRGWDKRNFYYFQMLTSLSEHYGFALDKPFKELSTEVQQIILNGSGKQEIEFRYMNDRGDIVVRKHPFEGILVNMDRRYRETESNAVREELSKYLNSQPCPSCEGSRLRLEARNVFVGDTPIQHVTEYSIADAEQFFRELTMEGQKGQIAEKILKEINDRLGFLVNVGLNYLTMSRSAETLSGGEAQRIRLASQIGAGLVGVMYVLDEPSIGLHQRDNERLLKTLIHLRDLGNTVIVVEHDEDAIREADHIIDIGPGAGVHGGQVIAQGDYHAIINSKDSLTGKYLSGKEGIDVPAKRHKVKKDEMIHLTGATGNNLKEVELEIPIGLMTCITGVSGSGKSTLINDTLYKIAHIELNRATLDEPSPYKTITGLEHLDKVIDIDQSPIGRTPRSNPATYTGIFTAIRDIFAATQESRSRGYKPGRFSFNVKGGRCEACQGDGVIKVEMHFLPDVYVPCDVCKGKRYNRETLEIRYKGKNIHEVLDMTIEDAFEFFAPIPAVKRKLQTLMDVGLSYIKLGQSATTLSGGEAQRVKLSKELSKRDTGKTLYILDEPTTGLHFHDIRQLLQVLHRLRDHGNTVVIIEHNLDVIKTADWLVDLGPEGGSGGGEILVSGTPETVAKHKDSHTGRFLAPMLNN from the coding sequence ATGCAGGAAATCGAAGTACGGGGCGCCCGCACTCATAACTTGAAGAATATTGATCTTACTATCCCTCGCGACAAACTTATCGTCATTACCGGTTTATCTGGTTCCGGTAAATCTTCCTTAGCGTTCGATACCTTGTATGCTGAAGGACAGCGCCGTTATGTTGAATCATTATCGGCCTATGCCAGACAGTTTCTATCATTAATGGAAAAGCCGGATGTTGATCATATTGAAGGGTTATCGCCGGCCATATCCATTGAACAAAAATCCACATCTCATAACCCACGCTCCACAGTTGGTACCATTACTGAGATATACGATTACCTCCGCCTTTTATATGCGCGTGTTGGTGAGCCACGATGTCCAGACCATCATGAGCCTTTATCAGCGCAAACCGTTAGCCAGATGGTCGATAAGGTACTTGAATTGCCAGAAGGCACCAAAGTCATGTTGCTTGCGCCGGTTGTGCAAGACCGAAAAGGTGAACACATTAAACTATTGGAAAACCTTGCGGGCCAGGGTTATATCCGCGCAAGAATCGATGGCGAGGTATGTGATTTAAGCGATCCTCCACCGTTAGACCTGCATAAGAAACATACCATTGAAGTCGTGGTTGACCGCTTAAAAGTGCGTGATGACATTCAATTGCGCCTGTCAGAATCCTTTGAAACCGCCCTTGCTTTATCGGACGGTGTGGCGACGGTTAGCTTCATGGATGAACCGGATCGTGCGCCGTTATTGTTTTCCGCAAACTTTGCCTGTCCGATATGCGGCTACAGCATGGCAAAACCAGAACCAAGATTATTTTCCTTTAATAACCCGGCTGGCGCCTGTCAAAGCTGTGATGGTTTGGGTATCAAACAGTTCTTTGATCCACACCGTGTCGTTACTAATGAAGATTTAAGCCTGGCCGGTGGCGCGATTCGCGGCTGGGATAAGCGCAATTTTTATTACTTTCAGATGCTAACTTCGTTATCTGAGCATTATGGTTTTGCCCTGGATAAGCCATTTAAAGAACTAAGTACTGAGGTGCAGCAAATTATTCTTAACGGTTCAGGCAAGCAGGAGATTGAGTTTCGTTACATGAACGACCGCGGTGATATCGTGGTTCGCAAACATCCTTTCGAAGGTATTCTGGTTAATATGGATCGCCGTTATCGTGAAACGGAATCGAATGCGGTCAGGGAAGAGCTCAGTAAATATCTCAACTCGCAGCCTTGTCCGTCCTGCGAAGGTTCGCGATTGAGATTGGAAGCCCGAAACGTATTTGTCGGCGATACTCCGATTCAGCATGTTACCGAATACTCCATCGCTGATGCAGAACAATTCTTTCGTGAATTAACCATGGAAGGACAAAAAGGGCAGATTGCCGAGAAAATACTTAAAGAGATCAACGACCGTCTCGGTTTTCTGGTAAATGTTGGTTTGAACTATCTAACCATGTCGCGCAGTGCCGAAACCCTGTCAGGTGGTGAAGCGCAACGTATCCGTCTGGCCTCGCAAATCGGTGCAGGTCTTGTCGGTGTTATGTATGTACTGGATGAGCCATCAATTGGTTTGCACCAACGCGATAACGAGCGCTTATTGAAAACTCTGATTCATCTTCGCGATCTTGGTAATACCGTGATCGTAGTTGAACATGATGAAGATGCTATTCGCGAAGCCGATCACATTATCGATATTGGTCCTGGTGCTGGTGTTCATGGTGGTCAGGTAATCGCACAGGGCGACTATCACGCAATCATCAATAGTAAAGACTCACTTACTGGTAAGTATTTAAGTGGCAAAGAGGGTATTGATGTACCGGCGAAACGACACAAGGTCAAAAAAGATGAAATGATCCATCTTACCGGCGCCACTGGCAACAATCTTAAAGAAGTCGAACTGGAGATTCCAATCGGATTGATGACCTGTATTACCGGTGTTTCCGGCTCAGGTAAGTCTACCTTGATTAACGATACCTTGTATAAGATTGCCCATATCGAGCTAAACCGCGCCACTTTGGATGAGCCTTCGCCCTATAAAACCATTACCGGCCTGGAGCATCTCGACAAAGTTATCGATATCGACCAAAGCCCGATAGGTCGCACGCCTCGTTCCAACCCAGCTACTTACACCGGTATTTTTACCGCCATTCGCGATATCTTTGCCGCTACTCAAGAGTCCCGTTCACGCGGATATAAACCGGGTCGCTTTAGCTTTAATGTCAAAGGTGGACGCTGTGAAGCCTGTCAGGGCGACGGTGTTATCAAAGTAGAAATGCACTTTTTACCTGATGTTTATGTCCCTTGTGATGTCTGTAAAGGCAAACGCTACAATCGCGAAACGCTCGAGATCCGATATAAAGGCAAAAACATTCACGAAGTACTGGATATGACCATTGAAGATGCGTTCGAGTTCTTCGCACCAATTCCTGCGGTTAAACGCAAATTGCAAACCCTGATGGATGTTGGCTTGTCCTACATTAAACTTGGTCAATCTGCGACGACGCTATCTGGTGGTGAAGCCCAGCGGGTGAAGTTATCAAAAGAGCTATCTAAGCGTGATACGGGAAAGACCTTGTATATCCTGGATGAGCCGACCACAGGTCTGCACTTTCATGATATTCGTCAGTTATTACAGGTTCTGCATCGCCTACGAGACCATGGTAATACCGTCGTGATCATTGAGCACAATCTGGATGTTATCAAAACTGCTGATTGGTTAGTAGACCTCGGTCCAGAAGGTGGTTCTGGCGGTGGCGAGATATTGGTAAGTGGAACGCCGGAAACCGTGGCCAAACACAAGGACTCTCACACTGGCAGATTCCTGGCACCAATGTTAAACAACTAA
- the rplV gene encoding 50S ribosomal protein L22, protein MEAIAKHKFARGSAQKARLVVDQIRGLQVEKALEILEYSNKSAAVLVKKVLNSAIANAEHNEGADIDELFVKTIMVDDGPTMKRIKPRAKGRADRILKRTSHITVVVSDN, encoded by the coding sequence ATGGAAGCTATTGCTAAACATAAATTTGCCCGTGGTTCAGCTCAGAAAGCTCGTTTGGTCGTTGACCAAATCCGCGGTTTGCAAGTTGAGAAAGCACTTGAAATTCTAGAGTACAGCAACAAGTCAGCTGCTGTTCTGGTGAAGAAAGTTCTTAACTCAGCGATTGCTAACGCTGAACACAACGAAGGTGCAGACATTGATGAACTATTCGTTAAAACCATCATGGTTGACGACGGTCCAACGATGAAGCGTATTAAGCCTCGTGCGAAAGGTCGCGCGGATCGTATCCTTAAGCGTACTAGCCACATTACTGTGGTTGTATCTGATAACTAG
- the rplW gene encoding 50S ribosomal protein L23: protein MINEERLLKVLMAPNISEKATLSAEANNTIVFKVATDANKAEIKAAVEKLFEVEVTGVRTLNVKGKAKRTGMRMGRRSDWKKAYVTLKEGSDIDFVGGAE, encoded by the coding sequence ATGATCAACGAAGAACGTTTGTTGAAGGTGTTAATGGCACCAAACATTTCTGAAAAAGCAACCCTATCTGCTGAAGCAAACAACACGATTGTTTTCAAAGTAGCTACGGATGCCAATAAAGCTGAAATCAAAGCAGCTGTTGAAAAACTTTTCGAAGTTGAAGTGACAGGTGTTCGCACTTTGAATGTTAAGGGTAAGGCTAAGCGCACTGGTATGCGTATGGGCCGTCGTAGCGATTGGAAAAAAGCTTACGTAACTCTTAAAGAAGGTAGCGACATCGACTTCGTCGGCGGCGCAGAGTAA
- the rpsJ gene encoding 30S ribosomal protein S10: MSNQRIRIRLKAFDHRLIDQSTAEIVDTAKRTGAQVRGPIPLPTRKERFTVLISPHVNKDARDQYEIRTHKRMIDIVEPTEKTVDALMRLDLAAGVDVQISLG, encoded by the coding sequence ATGTCAAATCAAAGAATTCGCATTCGTTTGAAAGCGTTCGATCATCGTCTGATTGATCAATCAACCGCAGAAATCGTAGATACTGCAAAGCGCACTGGTGCTCAGGTTCGTGGTCCTATTCCACTTCCTACTCGCAAAGAGCGTTTCACTGTTCTGATTTCTCCACACGTAAACAAAGACGCTCGTGACCAGTACGAAATCCGTACTCACAAGCGTATGATTGATATCGTTGAGCCTACCGAGAAAACTGTTGATGCTCTTATGCGTCTAGACTTGGCTGCTGGTGTCGACGTACAGATCAGCTTGGGTTAA
- the rpsS gene encoding 30S ribosomal protein S19: MPRSLKKGPFIDLHLLTKVEKALESGNKKPIKTWSRRSMIIPNMIGLTIAVHNGRQHVPVFVTDEMIGHKLGEFAPTRTYRGHAADKKAKKR; this comes from the coding sequence ATGCCACGTTCTCTCAAGAAAGGTCCATTTATTGACCTACACTTGTTGACGAAGGTAGAGAAAGCTTTGGAAAGCGGGAATAAAAAACCAATTAAGACTTGGTCCCGTCGTTCAATGATCATCCCTAACATGATCGGATTGACCATCGCTGTCCATAATGGCCGTCAACACGTTCCTGTGTTTGTTACCGATGAAATGATTGGTCACAAACTAGGTGAATTTGCACCAACTCGTACTTATCGCGGCCATGCTGCTGATAAGAAAGCGAAGAAAAGATAA